The DNA window TGTTGAAGAGGTGCGACTTTCAAGCTTTTGTTACGAATCAATTCCCTCCGATACCTCTAATGCATCATCTACTTCTATACCTAAATATCTCACCGTACTTTCAAGTTTTGTATGACCGAGTAACAATTGGCAAGCTCGCAGATTCTTGGTCTTTTTGTAAATAAGAGAGGGCTTTGTTCGCCTCATAGTATGCGTGCCGTATTGAGTCGCATCTAAGTCTATCGATTCGACCCAATGATCAACAATCCGGCTATATTGTCGAGTTGATATATGATCAGATGCTTTCACTCTCGATTTGAACAAGTAATCACTTGACGTCAATTGGTCGTGTTGGATTAACTGTGAGATAGATTCACGCGTGTTTTTAGTAATTTCAAACTGTACCGGTTGCCCAGTCTTTTGTTGAACTACCATTGCTCTGGATTGAACACTTAATCCATGAGCAATGTCACGCAACCTTAAAGAAACTAAGTCACAACCTCTCAACTTGCTGTCAATAGCTAGGTTAAATAGTGCTAGGTCTCTAACATTACCTGATAGCTCAAGGCGAATACGAATAGCCCAGATTTGCTGAAATTTAAGTGGGAGCTTTTGACCAACAAGCTTATTTTTATTCCAAGGTTCCTTTTTCCTATAAACTGTAATTTGATACATGGTGTCACCTCTTTAATATTTGGTTGATGTGATGAATGACCACACATACTAAAGATGAGCTACATATCATGTTAAAGACAATTTTTCGCTCTACACATGGTTCCGAAAAAATAGCCAATAAGTCCATTTACCGAAAGCCGACTGTCGCCAGAGTTGTTCATCGGTCGGCTTAGAGCGAAAAGCAGAAGTTCGAAACGTGTAAACCTAATGTCTACATCTGATCCTAAAGCGGACAATCGAACGCAAAACCTGACGGAGTTGTTTTTACTTAAAGCAGACCCTCTGCATCATAATGCAAAAAAATGACCACCAACTCGTGACTACATTAGATTCTGAAAATCCGTATAGTGCTCGGAGTATGAGTGGACACAGCGCTTAAAGAGAGTGCAAAATCAGTTTCAGAGACAGCAGTCACCAAGGCTAGTCGATAGCATAAATTCCATCTATATTCCGATATTCAACTAATTTCACCTATACACGGGTAAAATGGACTTTATAAATGCTTTTGTGTTATTGATTATTTAAAAAATTAAAGAGAAAGGAAGTGTCAATGCTTTTACGGAAATTTATAAAACATGTAAAAACAGAAAATTGGTTCGCTGTTTTCCTTGATTTTTCGGTCGTAGTAGTTGGTATTTTTGTCGCATTGCAAGTAACCGAATGGAAAGATAATAACGACTTAAATCAACTTGCTATTAAATCGCTTGAGAAAGCAAAAGCAGAAGCGATTGAAAATAACAAGCTACTCTCTTTTTACCTCGAATCCGCCGTGGCTCAAGAAATCCTATTTAATGAAAATATGCAGAATCTATTAAAATGTGACGATAAAAATGACAGTCAGATGGTATTTAACGAAACACTTAACACCTTTATATATAACTTTTCTTTGAATCTAAATACGGTTGCCTTGGAGCAGCTATACACCCAGTCTTTTTATCCTCTTTATGAAGATACCTTTATTATCCTACTCAATAAATATTCAGCTATTAGTAAGCAATTTAGTTTGGATGTTAGCGATAACTCTAAAGTATCTTGGAATACTTGGCCATTTGACAAATCCCCCTATTTTGTTGAGAAGACACAAACTAACGATCCCCTATATTTCAGTCGATACAAGATTAGCGGGCGTTTTCAAGAGGTTTGTAAAAATCAGCAATATATTAATGACATTCATCATCAGCAGTTACTGCGAGTAGCTAACTTTGATATGTATAAAGAGTTACAAAAACGCACAGAAAAATTTATCACTACAATTAAAAAACAAATCGATTTTATCAATGGTGAGCAATAGCCATCAGCTTAGAGTTTCTTTGTTATGCTCTTTAGACTTTGCTCGAAAATGTCCGTTTTGGTGACGAAGCGGAACAATTATTGAGTTGAATTCAACTCGAATAAATGACTATTTTTTCCCAAAGTAAAAGTGTCGTATCTATTATCGAATGACTCCTTATGGCACTGAGCCGAACTTCGGCAATGAGAGATTTGCAGCCCGTCACCATCGCGAAGGAGGTGGTCTCCTTAGAGCGATCAGTGGACGGTAAGCTTTGTATTTTTGTGAGACTGCTTCAAGCTCATAGTTGCCGTTGATATTTTTACGCTAACTTATGGTTGGCAACTAAAAGCGTTATGAACTTTTTGTCAAAGCAGTAATTATATCAGACTGTATAACTAAGTTGATTTGAAGGCTAATCTTAGTTGGTTTTGAGGTTTGATGGTTTGCATCAATAGACATAGTGAGACTAAAGCCACACCTATCCAACCAATGACTTTAAATTTTTCGCCAATAATGAAAACAGCTAAAATAGTTGCAACTAATGGCTCAATTAGGGTTATTAATGTCGCTTTACTTGCATCTATATAATTCAAGCCAAAACCAAATAATAAGTATCCTAAAAACATTGGAATTATTGCCATATACAAAGATACCAAAGCATTAGTTGAGCTTGAAAATAAGTTATCACCCGTAAACCATAATGAAGGGAGTAACAATAGTGCTGCACAACCGAATAGCCCTGACATGGACGCTTTTGAATGAACGCCACTTTCAATTAAACGCCTTGCTGCCCATGAATAACCTGCATAAGTTAATCCAGCAATACAACCCAAAAGAATCCCCAGACCCTGTTGATTAATACTGTAAGCAGTATTATTACTTTGGTCTCTACCTAACGTTAACAGAGCAATACCTATCGCTCCAATGACAAAGCTCAATATCCATTGCTGTGATATGTGCTTTTTACTAATTAGATGTTCAAGGATTGCGGCAAAAAAAGGTGCTGTAGCGATAGAAACCACAGTGCCAATGGCAACACCCGAAAAACGCATTGAGGTATAAAATGCTAATGGGTAAATAGCGACAGAAGCTCCCCCAAAAAGTAATATACGAGGTTGTTCTAGCATGAGCTTATAATCTATAAATAGTTTTTTTTGAGCTGTAACTACAAGTAATACTCCGCCTATACCCATAGAAAATGCCCCAATAGCCAAAGAGCTTACATCAGGTGAATAGCTTGCCACAGTGCCAGTTGTTCCCCACAAAAAGCTGGCAATTACAATAGCAATAACACCCTTAAAGTTGTCATGATAATTTTCCATAATGAAACCTGTATATGATTACTTCAATACGGAAATAGTATGCTAATTAAGAAAGGCGTTTTTAACAATTAAGACGCAATCGTTAACAATTCAGACTACGTTTACTTTTTGAACTTAGTAGGTGATAGGCCAAAGTATTGTGAAAACTTTCGGCTAAAAGCTGACGGTTCTTTGTAACCTACTTTTTCACCAATAATTGGTAGTGGGTAATCTGTATGTGTAAGTAAAGCTTGAGCTTTTTCCATCCGAAGTTTTGTTAAGTACTTCATCACAGTCATACCTGTTTGTTGTTTAAATAGTTTCTTAAACTGTGTCTCACTCAGGAAAGCAGACTCAGCCAAGCGTTTGATTTGAAGCTGCGATGCAATATTTTGTTCTATGAAGGATATTGCTGTACCAATGCGATTATCTACTTTTGGCAATAAAGGTTGCTCTGCAAGCAGTAAACTAAATATTTCAAACATTGCCTGCTCTAATTGAGCATTAACTTTGTTTTCTAGTTGGTTTTCGATAAAAGTTAAGTAACTTCTAAGAGATGAATTAATCGCAAAAACAATATATTGTGAAGATGAAATGTTTAGGGGGAGGTGTTCCATATCCACGACTACAAATCTAGCTTCAGTATCAGCAGTGAACAAGTGCTCTTCGTTGGCTTTAACTACAACACATTCACTAGGTGCAACTTTACCATTGAAATTACCAACACATATATTTATAACACCACGTAAGGGTAAAACTAATTGATTAAAGTGATGTGAGTGACGAGTTGGTTTTGTACTATAAGAGCGAATGGATAATAGATTTTTCATAATAATAGAAAATGTATGGCCTTACTTCA is part of the Glaciecola nitratireducens FR1064 genome and encodes:
- a CDS encoding tyrosine-type recombinase/integrase, with protein sequence MYQITVYRKKEPWNKNKLVGQKLPLKFQQIWAIRIRLELSGNVRDLALFNLAIDSKLRGCDLVSLRLRDIAHGLSVQSRAMVVQQKTGQPVQFEITKNTRESISQLIQHDQLTSSDYLFKSRVKASDHISTRQYSRIVDHWVESIDLDATQYGTHTMRRTKPSLIYKKTKNLRACQLLLGHTKLESTVRYLGIEVDDALEVSEGIDS
- a CDS encoding DMT family transporter, with protein sequence MENYHDNFKGVIAIVIASFLWGTTGTVASYSPDVSSLAIGAFSMGIGGVLLVVTAQKKLFIDYKLMLEQPRILLFGGASVAIYPLAFYTSMRFSGVAIGTVVSIATAPFFAAILEHLISKKHISQQWILSFVIGAIGIALLTLGRDQSNNTAYSINQQGLGILLGCIAGLTYAGYSWAARRLIESGVHSKASMSGLFGCAALLLLPSLWFTGDNLFSSSTNALVSLYMAIIPMFLGYLLFGFGLNYIDASKATLITLIEPLVATILAVFIIGEKFKVIGWIGVALVSLCLLMQTIKPQNQLRLAFKST
- a CDS encoding AraC family transcriptional regulator, translated to MKNLLSIRSYSTKPTRHSHHFNQLVLPLRGVINICVGNFNGKVAPSECVVVKANEEHLFTADTEARFVVVDMEHLPLNISSSQYIVFAINSSLRSYLTFIENQLENKVNAQLEQAMFEIFSLLLAEQPLLPKVDNRIGTAISFIEQNIASQLQIKRLAESAFLSETQFKKLFKQQTGMTVMKYLTKLRMEKAQALLTHTDYPLPIIGEKVGYKEPSAFSRKFSQYFGLSPTKFKK